A genomic region of Vitis vinifera cultivar Pinot Noir 40024 chromosome 7, ASM3070453v1 contains the following coding sequences:
- the LOC100255608 gene encoding DNA mismatch repair protein MSH6 — MAPTRRMSNGRSPLVNQQSQITAFFSKTSSSPSPSPVLSKQDLNPKPSPSPSPSPSPTTPSPVQAKLRKPLLVIGPSKTTSPSTPVTGSKSYGEEVVNRRVKVYWPLDKSWYVGCVKSFDELTGEHLVQYDDADEETLDLGKEKIEWVEDKGRSLRRLRRGSVFEKGVVPVGEANVEEESGGDDSSDEDWGKGKGREEVEDDSEDVEFEEEEDEEEEVEGPKKGQSKKVDPKKRKAVGEGTMGSGKRRKSSGGAEKNTFKVSSVEPMKNAESRKASDILDNVLPGDALERFGAREAEKLPFLGGERKDAKRRCPGDANYDPRTLYLPPNFLKNLTGGQRQWWEFKSRHMDKVIFFKMGKFYELFEMDAHIGAKELDLQYMKGGQPHCGFPEKNFSINVEKLARKGYRVLVVEQTETPEQLELRRKEKGSKDKVVKREICAVVTKGTLTEGEMLSANPDASYLMAVTESCQFEERSFGVCVVDVATSRIILGQFRDDSECSTLCCLLSELRPVEIIKPANLLSPETERALMRHTRSPLVNELVPISEFWDSKKTVSEIRSVYRCFNDLSVSGSLNEANLSVKGSFVEEDPLGLPDILSKLVNAGESGSLALSALGGTLFYLKQAFMDETLLRFAKFELFPYSGVSDIFHKPYMVLDAAALENLEIFENSRKGDSSGTLYAQLNHCVTAFGKRLLKTWLARPLYHLDSIRERQDAVAGLRGVNLPSALEFRKELSRLPDMERLLARIFASSEANGRNANKVVFYEDAAKKQLQEFISALRGCELMTQACSSLGVILENVESGLLHHLLTPGKGLPDIHSVINHFKEAFDWVEANNSGRIIPHEGVDKEYDSACKTVKEIELRLKKHLKEQQKLLGDASINFVTIGKEAYLLEVPESLRGNIPRDYELRSSKKGFFRYWTPNIKKFLGELSHAESEKESKLRSILQRLISRFCEHHDKWRQLVSSTAELDVLISLAIANDYYEGPTCRPVISGLSNSNEVPCFTAKSLGHPVLRSDSLGKGTFVPNDITIGGSDHACFILLTGPNMGGKSTLLRQVCLAVILAQVGADVPAESFELSPVDRIFVRMGAKDNIMAGQSTFLTELSETASMLTSATCNSLVALDELGRGTSTSDGQAIAESVLEHFVHKVRCRGMFSTHYHRLAVDYKKNSKVSLCHMACQVGKGVGGVEEVTFLYRLRPGACPKSYGVNVARLAGLPNSVLQKAAAKSREIEGIYGRHRKGSDDGCDERLSSQNSEDDVVFFIQSLINGVAKLSYHKSFKDIHASSLSDLQQRARIFLDQN, encoded by the exons ATGGCTCCAACACGTCGTATGAGCAATGGAAGATCGCCACTGGTGAACCAGCAAAGCCAAATTACAGCGTTCTTCTCCAAAACTTcatcttctccttctccttcgcCTGTTCTCTCCAAACAGGACCTTAACCCTAAACCTAGCCCTAGCCCTAGCCCCAGCCCTAGTCCGACGACTCCTTCACCTGTGCAAGCCAAGCTTAGAAAGCCGCTCTTAGTGATCGGCCCATCTAAGACCACTTCTCCTTCAACGCCGGTTACGGGAAGCAAATCGTACGGAGAGGAGGTTGTGAACAGGAGAGTCAAGGTTTACTGGCCGTTGGATAAGAGCTGGTACGTGGGTTGCGTGAAATCGTTCGATGAGCTAACCGGCGAGCATTTGGTTCAGTACGATGATGCCGATGAGGAGACTCTTGATCTTGGTAAGGAGAAGATCGAGTGGGTGGAGGATAAAGGCAGAAGCCTTCGTCGATTGCGTCGGGGTTCGGTTTTTGAGAAGGGGGTGGTTCCCGTCGGGGAAGCCAATGTGGAGGAGGAGAGTGGTGGTGATGATTCGAGTGATGAAGATTGGGGAAAGGGTAAGGGAAGGGAGGAGGTTGAAGATGATTCGGAAGATGTTGAATTTGAGGAAGAGGAGGATGAAGAAGAGGAAGTTGAGGGCCCCAAAAAAGGGCAAAGTAAGAAGGTTGATCCGAAGAAGCGGAAggcggttggagaaggaacaaTGGGTTCTGGTAAGAGGAGAAAGAGCAGTGGAGGAGCGGAGAAGAATACATTTAAAGTTTCCTCAGTAGAGCCTATGAAGAATGCTGAGA GCAGGAAGGCTTCAGACATCCTTGACAATGTCCTACCAGGCGATGCCTTAGAAAGATTTGGTGCACGTGAAGCAGAGAAGTTGCCCTTCCTTGGGGG AGAACGCAAGGATGCTAAAAGAAGATGTCCTGGAGATGCAAATTATGATCCAAGAACTCTTTACTTGCCtcctaattttttaaagaatttaacaGGTGGCCAG AGACAATGGTGGGAGTTTAAGTCAAGGCATATGGACAAGgttatttttttcaag ATGGGCAAGTTTTATGAACTTTTTGAAATGGATGCGCATATAGGAGCAAAAGAGCTTGATTTGCAATATATGAAG GGGGGACAACCTCATTGTGGATTTCCAGAAAAAAACTTCTCAATAAATGTTGAGAAATTGGCTAGAAAG GGTTATCGTGTTCTTGTTGTAGAGCAAACAGAAACACCTGAGCAGCTTGAGCTTCGTCGCAAAGAGAAGGGTTCTAAGGACAAG gTTGTGAAACGTGAAATATGTGCAGTGGTCACAAAGGGAACACTAACTGAAGGCGAGATGCTATCAGCCAACCCTGATGCTTCTTACCTTATGGCAGTAACTGAAAGCTGTCAGTTTGAAGAACGCAGTTTTGGTGTTTGTGTAGTTGATGTTGCTACAAGCAGGATTATTCTTGGACAG TTCAGGGATGATTCAGAGTGCAGCACCCTGTGTTGTCTATTATCTGAGCTAAGGCCTGTAGAGATTATAAAACCAGCTAACCTTCTCAGTCCTGAAACTGAGAGAGCACTGATGAGACATACAAGAAGCCCTTTAGTAAATGAACTGGTTCCAATCTCAGAATTCTGGGACTCTAAGAAAACTGTTTCTGAAATCAGGAGTGTCTACAGATGTTTCAATGATCTATCAGTTTCTGGATCTTTAAATGAAGCAAATTTGAGTGTTAAGGGTTCTTTTGTTGAAGAAGATCCCTTGGGCCTACCTGACATTTTGTCCAAGTTGGTGAATGCAGGCGAGAGTGGCAGCCTTGCACTTTCAGCCCTTGGGGGCACTCTTTTCTATCTAAAGCAGGCTTTTATGGATGAAACATTGCTTAGATTTGCTAAGTTTGAGTTATTTCCATACTCTGGTGTTAGTGATATCTTTCATAAGCCATACATGGTTCTTGATGCTGCTGCCCTGGAGAAccttgagatttttgagaacaGTAGAAAAGGAGACTCATCAGG GACTCTCTATGCACAACTAAATCACTGTGTGACTGCATTTGGTAAGAGGTTGCTGAAGACATGGCTTGCAAGACCTTTATACCATTTGGATTCAATTAGGGAACGCCAGGATGCTGTGGCAGGTCTGAGG GGAGTTAATCTACCTTCTGCACTTGAATTTCGAAAAGAGTTGTCTAGGCTTCCAGACATGGAGCGGTTGCTTGCACGTATCTTTGCTAGCAG TGAAGCTAATGGAAGGAATGCAAACAAGGTAGTTTTCTATGAGGATGCGGCAAAGAAACAGCTCCAGGAGTTTATATCAGCTCTACGTGGATGTGAATTAATGACACAAGCATGCTCTTCTCTTGGTGTCATtttggaaaatgttgaatctgGACTACTACATCATTTATTAACACCTG GTAAAGGTCTTCCTGACATTCATTCAGTTATAAACCATTTCAAGGAAGCTTTTGATTGGGTGGAAGCCAATAATTCTGGACGTATAATACCTCATGAAGGAGTTGATAAGGAGTATGACTCTGCCTGTAAAACAGTCAAGGAGATTGAATTAAGGTTGAAAAAGCACTTAAAGGAGCAGCAGAAATTACTTGGAGATGCATCA ATAAATTTTGTAACAATTGGAAAAGAAGCATACCTTTTAGAAGTGCCAGAAAGTTTGCGGGGGAATATTCCTCGGGATTATGAATTACGATCATCCAAAAAG GGATTCTTCCGGTACTGGACTCCAAACATTAAGAAGTTCTTAGGAGAGCTCTCACATGCTGAATCAGAAAAGGAGTCTAAGTTGAGAAGCATTTTACAAAGGTTGATCAGTCGTTTCTGTGAACATCATGATAAGTGGAGACAGTTGGTTTCTTCAACTGCAG AACTGGATGTATTGATCAGTTTAGCAATCGCAAATGACTACTATGAAGGACCAACATGCCGGCCAGTGATCTCAGGGTTATCCAATTCAAATGAAGTGCCATGCTTTACTGCAAAAAGTTTAGGACATCCTGTTCTTAGGAGTGATTCTTTAGGGAAGGGTACATTTGTCCCCAATGACATTACTATTGGTGGTTCTGATCATGCCTGCTTTATCCTTCTCACTGGTCCAAACATGGGTGGAAAATCAACTCTTCTTCGCCAAGTTTGCTTGGCTGTTATTTTGGCCCAG GTGGGAGCTGATGTGCCTGCAGAAAGCTTTGAGCTTTCACCTGTGGACCGCATCTTTGTTAGGATGGGTGCAAAAGATAATATTATGGCTGGCCAAAGTACATTTTTAACAGAGCTTTCTGAAACTGCATCTATGCTG ACATCAGCAACCTGCAATTCACTGGTGGCACTGGATGAACTTGGACGTGGGACATCAACGTCAGATGGACAAGCAATTGC GGAATCAGTTCTTGAACATTTTGTTCATAAGGTGCGGTGTCGAGGAATGTTTTCTACTCACTATCACCGATTAGCAGTAGACtacaaaaaaaattccaag GTCTCCCTATGCCATATGGCATGTCAAGTCGGAAAGGGAGTTGGAGGCGTGGAGGAAGTAACTTTTCTTTACAGGTTGAGGCCTGGTGCATGCCCTAAAAGCTATGGCGTCAATGTTGCACGGCTAGCTG GACTTCCTAACTCTGTACTTCAAAAGGCTGCTGCTAAGTCAAGAGAGATTGAGGGCATATATGGTAGGCACAGGAAGGGATCTGATGATGGATGTGATGAAAGATTATCATCCCAAAATTCAGAAGATGATGTGGTATTCTTCATCCAAAGCTTGATTAACGGTGTAGCAAAATTGAGTTACCACAAGTCTTTCAAGGACATACATGCTTCTTCGCTGAGTGACCTTCAGCAGAGAGCAAGAATATTTCTTGATCAGAATTAA
- the LOC100260678 gene encoding uncharacterized protein LOC100260678 isoform X2, protein MGDVVLFVDDFELNSAVPHCRICHEAEFESCKTLEAPCACSGTVKFAHRDCIQRWCNEKGNTTCEICLQEYEPGYTAPPPPKKAQLVDVAVTIRGSLEIPRRRQELEDPRRVAMADGPECTAAADRGASCCRVVALIFTVLLLVRHLFAVVTGSTEDYPFTLLTLLILRTSGIILPMYIVIRTISAIQNSIREHYYDSEDESPEEVDDEEDEEQPLHSGV, encoded by the exons atgGGAGATGTTGTGTTGTTTGTGGATGATTTTGAATTGAATTCTGCAGTTCCACACTgtagaatctgccatgaagcggAATTCGAGAGCTGTAAGACCTTGGAGGCTCCCTGTGCTTGCTCTGGAACCGTTAAG TTTGCTCATAGAGATTGTATACAGAGGTGGTGCAATGAAAAAGGGAACACAACTTGTGAAATCTGTCTCCAG GAATATGAACCAGGCTACACAGCACCACCACCCCCCAAGAAGGCTCAGCTGGTTGATGTAGCAGTGACCATTAG GGGAAGTTTGGAAATTCCAAGAAGACGGCAGGAGCTGGAGGACCCAAGAAGAGTGGCCATGGCTGATGGCCCTGAATGCACAGCAGCTGCAGATAGAGGTGCTTCTTGCTGCAGAGTAGTGGCTCTCATT TTTACCGTCCTTTTGCTTGTGAGACATCTGTTTGCTGTGGTTACGGGCAGCACAGAAGATTATCCATTCACACTTCTAACA TTACTTATACTAAGGACTAGTGGAATTATTCTCCCTATGTACATAGTCATTCGAACAATTTCAGCTATTCAAAACAGCATCCGGGAACACTATTAT GATTCTGAAGATGAAAGCCCAGAAGAAGTAGAcgatgaagaagatgaggagCAGCCACTTCATAGTGGGGTCTGA
- the LOC100265889 gene encoding universal stress protein A-like protein — protein MGSLMEEEVEKLRKEKRIVVAVDESEESMYALSWCLTNLVSDANKTKSTLILLYVKPPPPLYNSLDAAGYLFANDVVGAMEKYGWDLVNSVMARAEAVYKDFSSIMSVEKKVGTGDAKDVICGAVEKLGADILVMGSHDYGFFKRALLGSVSDHCAKHVKCPVVVVKRPRD, from the exons ATGGGTTCGTTGATGGAGGAGGAAGTGGAGAAGCTGAGGAAGGAGAAGAGGATAGTGGTGGCGGTGGACGAGAGCGAAGAGAGTATGTACGCGCTCTCTTGGTGTCTCACCAACCTCGTTTCTGATGCTAATAAGACTAAAAGCACCCTCATCCTCCTATACGTCAAGCCGCCACCGCCGCTGTACAACTCCTTAGACGCCGCCG GGTACTTGTTTGCAAATGATGTGGTTGGTGCCATGGAGAAATACGgatgggacttggtgaattcaGTGATGGCCAGAGCCGAAGCTGTTTACAAAGACTTCAGCTCCATT ATGAGTGTGGAGAAGAAAGTAGGGACGGGAGATGCCAAGGACGTGATATGTGGGGCAGTGGAGAAACTTGGAGCTGACATCTTGGTCATGGGAAGCCATGACTACGGCTTCTTTAAGAG AGCTCTGCTGGGAAGCGTGAGTGACCACTGTGCCAAGCATGTGAAGTGCCCTGTGGTGGTGGTAAAGCGTCCTAGAGACTGA
- the LOC100260678 gene encoding uncharacterized protein LOC100260678 isoform X1, producing MGDVVLFVDDFELNSAVPHCRICHEAEFESCKTLEAPCACSGTVKFAHRDCIQRWCNEKGNTTCEICLQEYEPGYTAPPPPKKAQLVDVAVTIRGSLEIPRRRQELEDPRRVAMADGPECTAAADRGASCCRVVALIFTVLLLVRHLFAVVTGSTEDYPFTLLTLLILRTSGIILPMYIVIRTISAIQNSIREHYYQDSEDESPEEVDDEEDEEQPLHSGV from the exons atgGGAGATGTTGTGTTGTTTGTGGATGATTTTGAATTGAATTCTGCAGTTCCACACTgtagaatctgccatgaagcggAATTCGAGAGCTGTAAGACCTTGGAGGCTCCCTGTGCTTGCTCTGGAACCGTTAAG TTTGCTCATAGAGATTGTATACAGAGGTGGTGCAATGAAAAAGGGAACACAACTTGTGAAATCTGTCTCCAG GAATATGAACCAGGCTACACAGCACCACCACCCCCCAAGAAGGCTCAGCTGGTTGATGTAGCAGTGACCATTAG GGGAAGTTTGGAAATTCCAAGAAGACGGCAGGAGCTGGAGGACCCAAGAAGAGTGGCCATGGCTGATGGCCCTGAATGCACAGCAGCTGCAGATAGAGGTGCTTCTTGCTGCAGAGTAGTGGCTCTCATT TTTACCGTCCTTTTGCTTGTGAGACATCTGTTTGCTGTGGTTACGGGCAGCACAGAAGATTATCCATTCACACTTCTAACA TTACTTATACTAAGGACTAGTGGAATTATTCTCCCTATGTACATAGTCATTCGAACAATTTCAGCTATTCAAAACAGCATCCGGGAACACTATTAT cAGGATTCTGAAGATGAAAGCCCAGAAGAAGTAGAcgatgaagaagatgaggagCAGCCACTTCATAGTGGGGTCTGA